One genomic window of bacterium includes the following:
- a CDS encoding LCP family protein has translation MKQVNLGNYRNDSSNKKFTDSSNSTIFGDHNSNLAAKKSGNKVESLSAKRIRLDNDKNQKSSKLNKLLLLLILFFLILALSMFLYLKNPFGSINAAYSQIHKVFNDCAEGNCQIVELDKPTCSGIFCNARELPRTNGKTNILLLGVDSRGANQGDSSGGLTDTIIVASYDHDTNYLNLISIPRDTQVTYTNVYGNKETSKINQVYYNSGWIKKDYEMGINGVSQEVTKITGLPIHYSAFITLDGFKELIDAIGGIDITVEKDIKNVYPPTELSAEYKKNNCKNVLLADGYYCEWSLRAGNHSMNGEEALVYARSREYTTDWDRSRRQQQVIDAIRSKILSSSILLNPQKLSDIVTSLQNNIKISSYDANDLLAGLRLKDKYNGMVSIVLDPTFMPENITPVEGTSDFKIKNYNNLQKKLQTIFQNPAIYKENATVFEYFTGYEVNLPLNLSEVILKNTSASLNIVKVPTIVGLNQTFAWNSIVDEQYMRIGTESLDNTDDTRHPYFYDFTNGEKSETKKVLEKSGVFEIKLVEGTNIKRYNDEDFAIIWR, from the coding sequence CGGCTAAAAAGAGCGGGAATAAAGTTGAAAGTTTATCTGCCAAAAGGATAAGGTTGGATAACGATAAGAATCAAAAGTCATCAAAGCTAAATAAATTATTACTTTTATTGATTTTGTTTTTTTTAATTTTGGCATTATCTATGTTTTTGTATCTGAAAAATCCATTCGGATCTATAAATGCTGCTTATTCGCAAATTCATAAGGTTTTTAATGATTGCGCTGAAGGTAATTGCCAAATTGTTGAGCTTGATAAACCGACTTGTTCTGGTATCTTTTGTAATGCTAGGGAATTACCAAGGACAAATGGCAAAACAAACATACTTTTGTTGGGAGTTGACAGTCGAGGTGCAAATCAGGGCGATTCTTCAGGTGGTTTAACGGATACTATCATAGTAGCTAGTTACGATCATGATACTAACTACTTGAACCTTATTTCTATACCTCGAGATACACAGGTTACTTATACAAATGTTTATGGTAACAAAGAGACATCGAAAATAAATCAAGTTTACTATAATTCGGGTTGGATAAAAAAGGATTACGAAATGGGTATCAATGGTGTTAGTCAAGAAGTTACTAAAATTACTGGTTTACCGATACATTACAGTGCATTCATTACTTTGGATGGATTTAAGGAATTGATTGATGCAATTGGAGGTATTGACATTACTGTAGAGAAGGATATCAAAAATGTCTATCCACCAACTGAATTATCTGCAGAATATAAGAAAAATAATTGCAAAAATGTTTTACTTGCAGATGGTTATTATTGCGAATGGAGTTTAAGGGCAGGCAACCATAGTATGAATGGAGAAGAAGCCTTGGTATATGCAAGATCTCGCGAATATACTACTGATTGGGATCGGTCTCGAAGACAGCAGCAAGTTATTGATGCCATTCGGTCAAAGATTCTATCTAGTTCCATACTCCTGAATCCGCAAAAGTTGTCTGATATAGTAACTTCTTTGCAGAACAATATAAAAATATCTAGTTATGATGCAAATGATCTGTTAGCTGGACTTCGCTTGAAAGACAAATACAATGGGATGGTTTCTATTGTACTTGATCCTACATTTATGCCTGAAAATATTACTCCAGTTGAAGGGACTAGCGATTTCAAAATAAAAAACTACAATAATTTGCAAAAGAAACTTCAAACAATATTTCAAAATCCAGCTATTTACAAGGAAAATGCAACTGTATTTGAATATTTCACAGGCTACGAAGTAAATTTGCCTTTGAACTTAAGTGAAGTTATATTGAAAAATACTTCTGCAAGCCTAAATATAGTGAAAGTTCCCACAATTGTAGGACTGAATCAAACTTTCGCTTGGAATTCGATAGTCGATGAGCAATATATGCGAATAGGTACAGAATCTTTAGATAATACTGATGATACAAGACATCCTTATTTCTATGATTTTACTAATGGTGAGAAAAGTGAAACTAAGAAAGTTTTAGAAAAAAGTGGTGTTTTTGAAATAAAATTAGTTGAAGGTACGAATATAAAGAGATATAATGACGAAGACTTCGCTATAATATGGCGTTAA
- a CDS encoding GlsB/YeaQ/YmgE family stress response membrane protein: MLNLILAILFGALVGFLANKLMGKSDSFWMTSLLGIVGSVVGNTLYTFLTTKELNLSFSTSFNVLNLLIAVLGAVLFTVVYTKFASK; the protein is encoded by the coding sequence ATGTTAAATTTAATTTTGGCAATATTGTTTGGAGCTTTAGTTGGCTTTCTAGCAAACAAACTAATGGGAAAATCTGATAGCTTTTGGATGACCTCATTATTAGGTATAGTAGGTTCAGTTGTAGGAAATACTTTATACACCTTTTTGACTACAAAAGAACTCAACTTATCATTCAGCACTTCGTTTAATGTATTGAATTTATTGATAGCTGTTTTAGGTGCAGTTTTGTTTACAGTAGTTTATACAAAATTTGCTAGCAAATAA
- a CDS encoding glycine--tRNA ligase, which translates to MTINNNKQLNLESIASFCKQNAFVFPSSEIYGGFAAVYDYGHYGYLFANNIKNAWMKSMIQDREDIVALDSGIFMHPITWKASGHVDGFNDPQIDCKTCKARYRADHILEEFGVSADKQPLEFINAELDKLKSEGKLKCANCGNKDFTEAKVFSLMVKTNLGSPTDTLSEENVVYMRPETCGGIYLEYKNVLTSQSMKLPFGIAQIGKAFRNEIVARQFIFRTREFEQMEMQYFHNPKDTKELYEDWKQVRWNWFKEYGIAEDRLHWYKHEKLAHYASDAYDIEYKFKCMKDSFKEIEGIHARGDWDLSQHSKFSGVKLDYFDQITEERFVPHIMETSTGVARQFLMFLDSAYTEENLENGETRLVLKLDKRLAPVKVAVLPLMKKEELSLKAKEVYKKCKEILYNTYQGIVEYDESGSIGKRYRRQDEIGTPVCITIDYDTLKDGTVTVRYRDSMKQERVSVEEIQPYL; encoded by the coding sequence ATGACTATAAATAATAACAAACAACTTAATCTAGAATCCATTGCATCATTTTGCAAACAAAATGCATTTGTCTTTCCAAGTTCTGAAATTTATGGAGGTTTTGCTGCTGTTTATGATTATGGTCATTATGGATATTTATTTGCCAATAATATCAAAAATGCTTGGATGAAAAGCATGATCCAAGATAGAGAAGATATTGTTGCACTTGATTCTGGAATTTTCATGCATCCTATAACTTGGAAAGCTTCAGGGCATGTAGATGGATTTAATGATCCTCAAATTGACTGTAAAACTTGCAAAGCTAGATATCGAGCTGATCATATACTTGAAGAATTTGGAGTTTCTGCAGACAAACAACCTTTAGAATTTATCAACGCTGAATTAGATAAATTAAAATCAGAAGGAAAGTTGAAATGTGCAAATTGCGGAAACAAAGATTTTACTGAAGCGAAAGTATTTAGTTTGATGGTCAAAACAAACTTAGGCTCGCCAACTGATACATTATCAGAAGAAAATGTGGTTTATATGAGACCTGAAACTTGTGGTGGAATTTATCTTGAGTACAAAAATGTTTTGACTTCACAATCTATGAAATTACCATTTGGAATTGCACAAATTGGAAAAGCATTTCGAAATGAAATAGTCGCAAGGCAGTTTATATTTCGAACTCGTGAATTTGAACAAATGGAAATGCAATATTTTCATAATCCAAAAGATACTAAAGAATTATATGAAGACTGGAAACAAGTTAGATGGAATTGGTTTAAAGAATATGGGATTGCTGAAGATAGACTGCATTGGTACAAACATGAAAAACTAGCACATTATGCAAGTGATGCTTATGATATTGAGTACAAATTTAAATGTATGAAAGATAGTTTCAAAGAAATTGAAGGAATTCATGCAAGAGGAGATTGGGATTTGTCGCAACATTCCAAGTTTTCTGGAGTGAAACTGGATTATTTTGATCAAATAACTGAAGAAAGATTTGTTCCGCATATCATGGAAACTTCAACTGGAGTTGCTAGACAATTTCTGATGTTTTTGGATAGTGCATATACTGAGGAAAATTTGGAAAATGGAGAAACTAGATTAGTGCTAAAGTTAGACAAAAGACTTGCACCTGTCAAAGTTGCAGTTTTACCTTTGATGAAAAAAGAAGAGTTAAGCTTGAAAGCTAAAGAAGTATATAAAAAATGCAAGGAAATTTTGTACAATACTTATCAAGGAATAGTTGAGTATGATGAGTCAGGCTCAATTGGCAAAAGATATAGAAGGCAAGACGAAATTGGAACTCCAGTTTGTATAACTATTGATTATGATACTTTGAAAGATGGAACGGTAACCGTAAGATATCGTGATAGTATGAAGCAGGAAAGAGTGAGTGTGGAAGAGATACAACCCTATCTTTAA
- a CDS encoding 16S rRNA (uracil(1498)-N(3))-methyltransferase → MSQHRFFVQNLNNKPILNKKEIEHARKVLRMNIGDNFIAFDGFGNVWTCEFENDFNLKVIQHQFIEKDRHISRLIISLFKFDRLEWAIEKCTELGIDEIIFTKTKFSQIDLNLAEKKLARWKEITISASKQCERIYIPELKVMKPEQVLKLNGRKFIGVTEFEVKKNFNSFPWKNSCEISLFIGPEGGFEKQELEEVISAGFEPVKISNSILRSETACMVGSFLISE, encoded by the coding sequence ATGTCGCAACATCGTTTTTTCGTACAAAATCTAAATAATAAACCTATCTTAAATAAAAAAGAAATTGAACATGCAAGAAAAGTTTTGAGAATGAATATCGGCGATAATTTTATTGCTTTTGATGGCTTTGGGAATGTTTGGACTTGCGAGTTTGAGAATGATTTTAATCTCAAAGTTATCCAACATCAATTTATTGAAAAAGATAGACATATTTCAAGACTGATAATTAGTTTATTTAAATTTGATAGACTTGAATGGGCAATTGAAAAATGTACTGAACTTGGAATTGATGAAATAATATTTACCAAAACAAAGTTTTCTCAAATTGATTTAAATTTAGCTGAAAAAAAACTTGCCAGATGGAAAGAAATAACAATTTCTGCAAGTAAACAGTGTGAAAGAATTTACATCCCAGAACTTAAGGTGATGAAACCAGAACAAGTTTTGAAACTAAATGGAAGAAAGTTTATTGGAGTTACAGAGTTCGAAGTGAAAAAAAACTTTAACTCTTTCCCTTGGAAAAATTCTTGTGAAATTTCATTATTTATAGGTCCTGAAGGTGGATTTGAGAAGCAAGAACTAGAAGAAGTTATTAGCGCAGGTTTTGAACCTGTAAAAATATCTAACAGTATTTTAAGATCAGAAACTGCATGTATGGTGGGCAGTTTCTTGATCTCGGAGTAA